The following are encoded in a window of Campylobacter sp. MIT 12-8780 genomic DNA:
- a CDS encoding DNA polymerase III subunit delta' has protein sequence MSFVSKILISDDFEGLKEKLIKEFGEKNLRFIPKIPANELLMEDARAIEKESYIAENTQKIIIIMAKAFRTEAQNFLLKLLEEPPRNIKFLIISPSKNLLLPTIRSRLICENLKPKKTRKALELNLKNFDLKELLAFLQKNEGLDKSELIQLIAQLGLEASKNKNLSEKELEFFYKAYELAKLNSKPSILLSSLLLTLYEAK, from the coding sequence TTGAGTTTTGTAAGCAAAATTCTTATCAGCGATGATTTTGAGGGCTTAAAAGAAAAACTTATCAAAGAATTTGGTGAAAAAAATTTGCGTTTTATCCCCAAAATTCCAGCAAATGAGCTTTTAATGGAAGATGCAAGAGCCATAGAAAAAGAAAGCTATATAGCAGAAAATACTCAAAAAATCATCATCATCATGGCAAAGGCTTTTCGCACAGAGGCTCAAAATTTCTTACTCAAACTCCTTGAAGAGCCACCAAGAAATATTAAATTTCTCATCATCAGCCCTTCAAAAAATTTACTTTTACCAACCATACGTTCAAGGTTGATTTGTGAGAATTTAAAGCCTAAAAAAACAAGAAAAGCCCTAGAGCTTAACCTTAAGAATTTTGATTTAAAAGAACTTCTTGCTTTTTTACAAAAAAATGAAGGCTTAGATAAAAGCGAGCTTATACAGCTTATCGCTCAGCTTGGGCTAGAAGCAAGCAAAAATAAAAATTTAAGCGAAAAAGAACTTGAGTTTTTTTATAAAGCTTATGAGCTTGCAAAGCTTAATTCAAAGCCAAGTATCTTGCTTTCAAGCCTGCTTTTAACACTATATGAGGCAAAATAA
- the folP gene encoding dihydropteroate synthase, giving the protein MLCFHIDEKSDFHVLCKFIKPHKMGEKLMSAKSKLHFFFIQNLSTPAANILKQDALRVGAELVTQSEVILGKIRHSNALLIANEEQIAKLVAKEKMQDFKLKELAKFLEKKFIKPKTAKLMGVLNINEDSFNAQSRVSLNELEARLETLLELEPEFIDIGAVSSRPGSEYCGSEEEFKRLKPALDLIYQKGFYEKAIFSLDSFDYTCLKYALDRGFKLINDISGLKNLALAQLAGEYKAYYCLMHMQNDPKTMQIKPHYENLLFEIASFFEEKLEFLKDLEADKIILDVGIGFGKTPEHNLLLIKHLSHFLQFEKPLLVGASRKSLINAYFKSEVKDRLAGSLSLHARAFENGASIIRTHDVYEHKQYFALQNAINELGI; this is encoded by the coding sequence ATGCTGTGTTTTCATATCGATGAAAAGAGTGATTTTCATGTGCTGTGTAAGTTTATAAAACCTCATAAAATGGGCGAAAAGCTTATGAGTGCAAAGAGTAAATTGCATTTTTTTTTCATCCAAAACTTATCCACCCCAGCTGCAAATATACTCAAACAAGACGCTTTAAGAGTAGGAGCAGAACTTGTTACTCAAAGTGAGGTTATACTTGGTAAGATTAGGCATTCAAATGCTTTATTAATCGCTAATGAAGAGCAAATTGCTAAGCTTGTAGCCAAAGAAAAAATGCAAGATTTTAAGCTTAAAGAACTAGCGAAATTTTTAGAAAAAAAATTTATAAAGCCAAAAACTGCAAAGCTTATGGGGGTGTTAAATATCAATGAGGATAGTTTTAATGCTCAAAGTAGGGTAAGCTTAAACGAGCTTGAAGCAAGGCTTGAAACTCTTTTAGAGCTTGAGCCTGAATTTATTGATATAGGAGCGGTTAGCTCAAGACCGGGCAGTGAGTATTGTGGGAGCGAGGAGGAGTTTAAAAGGCTTAAGCCAGCCCTTGATTTGATTTATCAAAAAGGCTTTTATGAAAAGGCGATTTTTAGTCTTGATAGTTTTGATTATACTTGTTTAAAATACGCTTTAGATAGAGGTTTTAAGCTCATTAATGATATAAGTGGGCTTAAAAATTTAGCTCTAGCTCAGCTTGCTGGAGAATATAAGGCGTATTATTGCTTAATGCACATGCAAAATGATCCTAAAACCATGCAAATTAAGCCTCATTATGAAAACTTACTTTTTGAAATTGCCAGTTTTTTTGAAGAAAAGCTTGAGTTTTTAAAAGATTTAGAAGCTGATAAAATCATCTTAGATGTAGGTATAGGCTTTGGTAAGACCCCAGAGCATAATCTCTTGCTTATTAAGCATTTAAGCCATTTTTTGCAGTTTGAAAAGCCTTTGCTTGTAGGTGCAAGTAGAAAAAGTCTTATAAATGCGTATTTTAAAAGTGAGGTAAAGGATCGTTTGGCTGGTTCTTTAAGCTTGCATGCAAGAGCTTTTGAAAATGGAGCAAGTATCATAAGAACACATGATGTATATGAGCATAAGCAGTATTTTGCCTTACAAAACGCGATAAATGAGCTTGGAATTTAA
- the ligA gene encoding NAD-dependent DNA ligase LigA — protein MTYEDYLEKIQLANTYARAYYEKDEPLASDEEYDKLIRELRAFEQDNASLISKDSPTQNIAPIIQSEFHKLRHKARMWSMEDVFDEAELRAWAKRARCEENFFIEPKFDGASLNLTYENGLLVSGATRGDGEIGEDISLNVREIANIPKTINYKEFIEIRGEVVILKADFEKLNEKRASEGLSLFANPRNAASGSLRQLDTSITKERNLMFFPWGVGANSLNFQTHAEAMDFVRGLGFLKDDFIKLCANLDEVLKAYDELLALRESKGVMMDGMVVRVNDLTLCEELGYTAKFPKFMAAFKFPALEKTTRLLGVNLQVGRSGVVTPVAVLEAVDLDGVRVKSASLHNFDEIARLDIRINDEVNIIRSGDVIPKITKVFKERRQGFEQLITRPKLCPICQSELLDEGALIKCQNLDCEARVLESIIYFVSKKCLNIDGLGQNIVELLYKKGKIHSALSIFDLKKEDFENLEGFKDKKINNILEAIENAKNCELFRFISALGIEHIGEVAAKKLANSFGFEWIDKNKQDFENLEGFGVQMAESLAEFLRVNKEKILHFYEILSLTHTQNMQNESELSGKSIVITGTLSKPREQIKARLESLGAKISSSVSKKTDFVLYGTEAGSKLEKARELGVKTLTEDELNELLAK, from the coding sequence ATGACTTATGAAGATTATCTTGAAAAAATACAGCTTGCAAACACTTATGCAAGGGCGTATTATGAAAAAGATGAGCCTTTGGCAAGCGATGAGGAGTATGATAAGCTTATAAGAGAGCTAAGAGCCTTTGAGCAAGATAATGCAAGTCTTATTAGCAAGGATTCTCCAACTCAAAATATAGCTCCTATTATACAAAGTGAGTTTCATAAGCTAAGGCATAAAGCAAGAATGTGGAGTATGGAAGATGTTTTTGATGAGGCTGAGCTTAGGGCTTGGGCAAAAAGAGCAAGGTGCGAAGAAAATTTTTTTATAGAACCTAAATTTGATGGAGCAAGCTTAAATTTAACTTATGAAAATGGGCTGCTTGTGAGTGGGGCTACTAGAGGAGATGGCGAAATAGGCGAGGATATAAGCTTAAATGTGCGTGAGATAGCAAATATCCCAAAAACTATAAATTATAAAGAATTCATAGAAATTAGAGGCGAGGTAGTGATCTTAAAAGCAGACTTTGAAAAGCTTAATGAAAAAAGAGCCAGCGAAGGACTAAGTCTTTTTGCAAACCCTCGCAACGCAGCAAGTGGGAGCTTAAGGCAGCTTGATACAAGCATTACAAAAGAGCGGAATTTGATGTTTTTTCCTTGGGGTGTGGGAGCAAATTCTTTAAATTTTCAAACCCATGCTGAAGCGATGGACTTTGTGAGAGGACTTGGCTTTTTAAAAGATGATTTTATCAAGCTTTGTGCGAATTTAGATGAGGTTTTAAAAGCCTATGATGAGCTTTTGGCTTTAAGAGAAAGCAAGGGCGTGATGATGGATGGTATGGTTGTAAGAGTCAATGATCTTACACTTTGTGAAGAGCTTGGCTATACAGCAAAATTTCCAAAATTTATGGCAGCTTTTAAATTCCCAGCTCTTGAAAAAACAACGCGTTTGTTAGGAGTAAATTTACAAGTTGGACGCAGTGGAGTAGTTACGCCTGTGGCTGTTTTAGAAGCTGTTGATTTAGATGGAGTAAGGGTAAAATCAGCTTCTTTACATAATTTTGATGAGATAGCAAGGCTTGATATAAGGATAAATGATGAGGTGAATATCATTAGAAGTGGAGATGTTATCCCAAAGATCACAAAGGTGTTTAAAGAGCGTAGGCAGGGCTTTGAGCAGCTTATCACTCGCCCAAAACTTTGTCCTATTTGTCAAAGCGAGCTTTTAGATGAGGGGGCTTTGATTAAGTGTCAAAACCTTGATTGTGAGGCTAGGGTGCTTGAGAGCATTATTTATTTTGTATCTAAAAAATGCTTAAATATAGACGGCTTAGGACAAAACATAGTAGAGCTTTTATACAAAAAGGGCAAAATTCATTCAGCTTTAAGTATCTTTGATCTTAAAAAAGAAGATTTTGAGAATTTAGAGGGCTTTAAGGATAAAAAGATTAATAATATCCTAGAAGCCATAGAAAATGCCAAAAACTGCGAGCTTTTCCGCTTTATCAGTGCTTTAGGCATTGAGCATATTGGCGAGGTAGCAGCTAAAAAATTGGCAAATAGTTTTGGCTTTGAGTGGATTGATAAAAATAAGCAAGACTTTGAAAACCTAGAAGGTTTTGGCGTGCAAATGGCTGAGAGTTTGGCTGAGTTTTTGCGTGTAAATAAAGAAAAAATCCTTCATTTTTATGAAATTTTAAGCCTTACTCACACTCAAAACATGCAAAATGAAAGTGAACTTTCAGGCAAAAGTATAGTGATAACTGGCACGCTTTCAAAGCCAAGAGAGCAGATAAAAGCAAGGCTAGAAAGCTTGGGAGCTAAAATCAGCTCTTCAGTATCTAAAAAAACTGATTTTGTGCTATATGGAACTGAGGCTGGAAGCAAGCTTGAAAAAGCAAGAGAACTTGGAGTGAAAACACTCACAGAAGATGAATTAAACGAGCTTTTAGCTAAATAA
- the tlyA gene encoding 23S rRNA (cytidine-2'-O)-methyltransferase TlyA has translation MRYDSFVSKKLEISRNKALELIENKQIMLNQSFFKPAFDIKAYYLSLKNEHTKQELSQKELLENKALNLKLLSQLYVSRAAFKLEAFLKEVKLDIRGKSCLDIGSSTGGFVQVLLENEAKSVLALDVGAGQLHESLRLNSRVKSLENTDLRDFARTYEEQKFELITCDVSFISLLHLLAFIDKLANAYIILLFKPQFEVGKEAKRDKKGVLKDEKAINLARKSFEKACMQLGWLLQTSIKSSLKGKEGNVEYFYLYSKR, from the coding sequence ATGAGATATGATAGCTTTGTGAGCAAAAAGCTTGAAATTTCAAGAAACAAAGCCTTAGAGCTGATAGAAAACAAGCAAATCATGCTCAATCAAAGCTTTTTTAAGCCAGCCTTTGATATAAAGGCTTATTATCTAAGCTTAAAAAACGAGCATACTAAGCAAGAACTAAGCCAAAAAGAACTTTTAGAAAATAAGGCTTTAAATTTAAAGCTTTTAAGTCAACTTTATGTTTCAAGGGCAGCTTTTAAGCTTGAGGCATTTTTAAAAGAAGTTAAGCTTGATATAAGGGGCAAAAGCTGTCTTGATATAGGCTCTAGCACAGGAGGTTTTGTGCAGGTTTTGCTTGAAAATGAGGCTAAAAGCGTGCTTGCTTTAGATGTTGGAGCAGGGCAGTTACATGAAAGCTTGCGTTTAAACTCAAGGGTAAAAAGTCTTGAAAATACGGATTTAAGAGACTTTGCAAGAACTTATGAGGAGCAAAAATTTGAGCTTATTACTTGCGATGTGAGCTTTATCTCACTTTTGCATTTATTAGCTTTCATTGATAAGCTAGCAAATGCTTATATTATCTTGCTTTTTAAGCCTCAATTTGAAGTTGGTAAAGAAGCAAAAAGAGATAAAAAAGGCGTTTTAAAAGATGAAAAAGCCATCAATTTGGCAAGAAAAAGCTTTGAAAAAGCCTGTATGCAACTTGGCTGGCTTTTACAAACAAGTATAAAATCAAGCTTAAAAGGAAAGGAAGGTAATGTCGAGTATTTTTACCTGTATTCAAAAAGATAG
- a CDS encoding bifunctional riboflavin kinase/FAD synthetase, whose amino-acid sequence MSSIFTCIQKDRIESLAIGRFDGMHLGHFKLFSHLDNNPALLLIDTKKPFALTSLEDKKELVDFELINVDFSLLKELSGEAFLRLLRLEFKNLKKIVVGEDFRFGKDRAFNAKDIEPLSGIKTLIVREFELDGVGVHSSKIKEFLSEGLIEKANAFLGRSYKISGELISGQGLGSKELFATLNLDTKEQYFLPKNAVYASHTIVQNQAFKSVSFIGKRLSTDEKFSIETHIIEPFSLKVLKNERIALKFKAFLRENQKFNTLIELKAQIQKDINKALSVL is encoded by the coding sequence ATGTCGAGTATTTTTACCTGTATTCAAAAAGATAGGATTGAAAGTCTTGCTATAGGTAGGTTTGATGGAATGCACCTTGGGCATTTCAAGCTTTTTTCTCATCTTGATAATAATCCAGCACTCTTGCTTATCGATACAAAAAAGCCTTTTGCGCTTACAAGTTTAGAGGATAAAAAAGAGCTTGTGGATTTTGAGCTTATTAATGTGGATTTTTCACTGCTTAAAGAACTCAGCGGAGAGGCTTTTTTAAGACTTTTAAGGCTTGAGTTTAAGAATTTAAAAAAGATTGTTGTGGGTGAGGATTTTCGCTTTGGCAAAGATAGGGCTTTTAATGCAAAAGATATTGAGCCTTTAAGTGGGATTAAAACACTTATTGTAAGGGAATTTGAACTTGATGGGGTGGGAGTGCATTCAAGTAAGATTAAGGAGTTTTTGAGTGAGGGCTTGATTGAAAAGGCAAATGCTTTTTTAGGAAGAAGCTATAAGATTAGTGGTGAGCTTATCAGCGGACAAGGACTTGGTTCAAAAGAGCTTTTTGCTACGCTTAATCTTGATACAAAAGAGCAGTATTTTTTACCTAAAAATGCAGTATATGCAAGCCATACCATAGTGCAAAATCAAGCTTTTAAAAGTGTAAGTTTTATCGGCAAACGTTTAAGCACTGATGAAAAATTCAGCATAGAAACGCATATCATCGAGCCTTTTTCGCTTAAGGTTTTAAAAAATGAGCGTATAGCTTTAAAATTTAAAGCTTTTTTAAGAGAAAATCAAAAATTTAACACTCTTATAGAGCTTAAAGCTCAAATTCAAAAGGATATTAACAAGGCTTTATCTGTGCTTTGA
- the flgH gene encoding flagellar basal body L-ring protein FlgH, protein MKKRIFCVSSLVATYFLTGCGAGVEPQISMKPPAYVEELAPKQTNNVEIAPGSLFGKGDNPLFSDKKAMNVNDLVTVTIQESTTQSTQANKATSKTNNTNLGGDTLTAGGALSSIANTISDYSNIGFGTNSNSNYTGQGSQTRNESFNTTISTRVIKILANGNYFIEGSRELLINGEKQTIQLSGVIRPYDIGQDNTIDSRYIADAKILYKTEGDVARSTRKPWGTSIFEAIWPY, encoded by the coding sequence ATGAAAAAAAGGATTTTTTGCGTGAGCTCTTTGGTAGCAACTTATTTTTTAACAGGATGTGGAGCTGGTGTTGAACCACAAATCAGTATGAAACCGCCCGCTTATGTAGAAGAGCTTGCACCAAAACAAACAAATAATGTCGAAATAGCACCAGGATCGCTTTTTGGCAAGGGAGACAATCCCTTATTTTCAGATAAAAAAGCGATGAATGTCAATGATCTTGTAACGGTTACCATACAAGAAAGCACCACACAAAGCACGCAAGCTAATAAAGCTACTTCAAAAACAAATAACACCAATTTAGGTGGAGATACACTTACAGCTGGTGGGGCTTTATCAAGCATAGCAAATACAATTAGTGATTATTCAAATATAGGCTTTGGGACAAATTCAAACTCAAACTACACAGGACAAGGCTCACAAACAAGAAATGAAAGCTTTAATACTACCATTTCAACCCGTGTGATTAAAATCCTTGCAAATGGAAATTATTTCATCGAAGGCTCAAGAGAACTTCTTATCAATGGTGAAAAACAAACCATACAACTTAGCGGCGTAATCCGCCCTTATGATATAGGACAAGACAATACCATAGATAGTCGTTACATAGCTGATGCAAAAATCCTATACAAAACTGAAGGCGATGTCGCAAGAAGCACGAGAAAGCCTTGGGGAACAAGCATATTTGAAGCCATTTGGCCTTATTAA
- the pta gene encoding phosphate acetyltransferase encodes MRSLYLIRSDQKEINLKISTQLLENLCKKHKNLALFCPVVSEDTIETLKNLITKFKLKQDLASVYSFNFQNGTKQYNDDQNLFTDKIINDYENLKANYDFVFVVGFSRFGILGSFEINTRLAKELNTPIYAIVDKNNAKMCDDYLQKRLESKNFVIIDEWFNQENVKELDDYTFLTPNRFRYKLIQSAKKDKKIVVLPESDDDRIIEASGILLEQEVVDLILLGNEKEVKERANRLGVDLKNAQILDPKNSPFHDEFANTLYEARKAKGMSLEEAKKLVLDRTFFGTLLVHAQKADAMVSGASTTTAETIRPALQLIKTKPNVKTVSGMFFMSLEDRLLVFADCAVTPNPTPEQIAEIAYTSASTAKAFGLDPKVAILSYSSGSSGSGISVEASKEALKIAKERYPELCVDGPLQFDAAYDPLTAKSKMPGSKVAGYANVFVFPDLNAANIGYKAVQRTAGALAIGPILQGLKKPVNDLSRGCLVDDVVNTVILSAIQAQDN; translated from the coding sequence ATGAGAAGTTTATACCTCATTCGTTCTGATCAAAAGGAGATAAACCTCAAAATCAGCACCCAGTTGCTAGAAAATTTATGTAAAAAGCATAAAAACCTAGCCCTTTTTTGCCCAGTAGTGAGTGAAGATACCATAGAAACACTTAAAAATCTCATCACCAAATTCAAACTCAAACAAGACTTAGCAAGCGTGTATAGTTTTAATTTTCAAAATGGCACCAAGCAATACAACGACGATCAAAATCTTTTTACTGATAAGATCATTAATGACTATGAAAATTTAAAAGCAAATTATGATTTTGTTTTTGTTGTGGGCTTTTCAAGATTTGGGATTTTAGGCTCTTTTGAGATTAATACCCGTCTTGCAAAAGAGCTTAACACGCCAATTTATGCTATAGTAGATAAAAACAATGCCAAAATGTGCGATGATTATCTACAAAAACGTCTTGAAAGCAAGAATTTTGTTATTATTGATGAGTGGTTTAATCAAGAAAATGTAAAAGAGCTTGATGATTATACCTTTTTAACACCTAATCGCTTTCGTTACAAGCTTATACAAAGTGCTAAAAAAGACAAAAAAATCGTTGTGTTACCAGAAAGTGATGATGATAGGATCATTGAAGCTAGTGGAATTTTGCTCGAGCAAGAAGTTGTCGATCTTATCTTGCTTGGCAATGAAAAAGAAGTCAAAGAAAGAGCAAACAGGCTTGGCGTTGATCTTAAAAATGCACAAATTCTTGATCCAAAAAACTCGCCTTTTCATGATGAGTTTGCAAACACGCTTTATGAAGCAAGAAAAGCAAAGGGTATGAGCTTAGAAGAAGCAAAAAAACTCGTGCTTGATCGCACTTTTTTTGGCACACTCTTAGTGCATGCTCAAAAAGCTGATGCTATGGTAAGTGGAGCTTCTACAACTACAGCTGAGACTATACGACCGGCTTTACAGCTCATTAAAACAAAACCAAATGTAAAAACCGTTTCAGGTATGTTTTTTATGAGCTTAGAAGATAGGCTTTTGGTGTTTGCTGATTGTGCGGTTACGCCAAATCCTACCCCAGAGCAAATTGCAGAGATAGCTTATACTAGCGCAAGCACAGCCAAAGCCTTTGGGCTTGATCCAAAAGTAGCTATACTTTCTTACTCAAGTGGAAGCAGTGGCAGTGGCATAAGTGTAGAAGCAAGCAAAGAAGCGCTAAAAATAGCAAAAGAGCGATATCCAGAACTTTGTGTTGATGGACCTTTGCAGTTTGACGCAGCTTATGATCCACTCACTGCAAAAAGCAAAATGCCCGGTTCAAAAGTCGCAGGCTATGCAAATGTTTTTGTATTCCCAGACTTAAATGCTGCAAATATAGGCTATAAAGCCGTGCAAAGAACAGCTGGAGCGCTTGCTATAGGTCCTATCTTACAAGGACTTAAAAAGCCAGTAAATGACTTAAGTCGAGGCTGCTTGGTTGATGATGTGGTAAATACTGTCATTTTAAGTGCGATTCAAGCACAAGATAATTAA
- a CDS encoding acetate kinase, whose protein sequence is MKILVLNSGSSSIKFKLYEDKTAVASGLVEKIGESDSKVELKDIAKDKKYSREGAIANHEVGLSLVNELFKESGLLHDLNELDGCGHRVVQGGAKLINHCVVDEAVLNEIQRVSVMAPLHNPAHIAGIKTMQKAAPKVKNVVVFDTAFHSTMPDFAYMYALPYEYFEEDKIRKYGFHGTSHSYVSKKAAEFLGIELNKFNAITAHLGNGASVSAIEGGKCVDTSMGLTPLEGLMMGTRCGDIDPAIVPYLAKTKGLNPEQIDNIMNKKSGFLGICGFNDLRDVEAQIEKGDKKAKLAQDMYIYRLAKYIGSYFAILPRTDALIFTAGVGENSDLVRKLVCDKLAHLGFELDESVNKGLRGKLCEISKAGSKVKILIVPTDEELEIATITENLIK, encoded by the coding sequence ATGAAAATTTTAGTATTAAACTCGGGTTCAAGCTCGATTAAATTTAAGCTTTATGAAGATAAAACCGCTGTTGCAAGCGGACTTGTTGAAAAGATAGGTGAAAGTGATTCTAAAGTGGAGCTTAAAGATATCGCTAAAGATAAAAAATACTCACGCGAAGGAGCAATCGCAAATCATGAAGTAGGTTTAAGTCTTGTTAATGAACTTTTTAAAGAATCAGGGCTTTTGCATGATTTAAATGAGCTTGATGGTTGCGGACATAGAGTCGTGCAAGGTGGAGCAAAACTAATTAATCACTGCGTCGTTGATGAGGCTGTGCTAAATGAAATTCAAAGAGTAAGCGTTATGGCACCTTTACACAACCCAGCCCACATAGCTGGCATTAAAACTATGCAAAAAGCTGCCCCTAAGGTAAAAAATGTCGTTGTATTTGATACAGCGTTTCATTCAACTATGCCAGATTTTGCGTATATGTATGCTTTACCTTATGAGTATTTTGAAGAAGATAAGATTAGAAAATATGGCTTTCATGGCACTTCTCATTCTTATGTAAGTAAAAAAGCCGCTGAGTTTTTAGGTATAGAGCTAAACAAATTTAACGCTATTACCGCTCATCTTGGAAATGGCGCAAGTGTAAGTGCTATAGAAGGTGGAAAATGCGTGGATACTTCTATGGGACTTACTCCGCTTGAAGGGTTGATGATGGGAACAAGATGTGGAGATATTGATCCAGCTATCGTGCCTTATCTTGCTAAAACTAAGGGCTTAAATCCAGAGCAAATCGATAATATAATGAATAAAAAAAGTGGATTTTTAGGAATTTGTGGCTTTAATGACTTAAGAGATGTTGAAGCACAAATCGAAAAAGGCGACAAAAAAGCAAAACTCGCCCAAGATATGTATATCTACCGCCTTGCTAAATACATAGGCTCATATTTTGCTATCTTGCCACGCACTGACGCACTTATCTTTACAGCTGGAGTTGGCGAAAATTCTGATCTTGTGCGAAAGCTTGTGTGTGATAAACTTGCTCATCTTGGTTTTGAGCTTGATGAAAGCGTAAATAAAGGCTTAAGAGGTAAGCTTTGTGAAATTTCTAAAGCAGGTTCAAAGGTAAAAATTCTCATCGTGCCAACTGATGAAGAGCTTGAAATCGCTACCATTACAGAAAATTTGATTAAATAA
- a CDS encoding acetyl-CoA C-acetyltransferase, which translates to MQEVVIVSAKRTALGSFMGSLKNTKAVDLASAVAKAIFAETKIDPNLVDEVILGQILQAGQGQNSARQVLINSGIDQSKSAFTINKVCGSGLKAIGLAQQSIALGDAEVILAGGAENMSMSPYLLEGIREGYKMGDKKVVDSMIKDALSCAFNNYHMGITAENLVKKYGLTRDEQDKFALESQIKAKKALESGVFKDEIVPITLKSKKGDTIFDKDEFVKLDASAEGLNKLKPAFDKEGSVTAGNSSGINDGAALVLVMSKAKAQALNLPILATIKAVAAAGVDPSIMGIGAAAAAQKVLDKAKMSINDIDVIEANEAFAAQSLACLKELKPNDLSKININGGAIALGHPVGASGARITVSLLHEMKRRKAKHGLATLCIGGGQGIAAIFERNE; encoded by the coding sequence ATGCAAGAAGTTGTTATTGTAAGTGCGAAAAGAACCGCGTTGGGTTCTTTTATGGGTAGCTTGAAAAACACCAAAGCGGTGGATCTAGCAAGTGCTGTTGCTAAGGCGATTTTCGCAGAAACTAAGATTGATCCAAATCTTGTTGATGAAGTGATTTTAGGACAAATCCTTCAAGCAGGACAAGGACAAAACTCTGCTAGACAAGTCTTAATCAATAGCGGAATTGATCAAAGCAAATCTGCTTTTACGATCAACAAAGTATGTGGCTCTGGACTTAAAGCCATAGGTTTAGCACAGCAAAGCATAGCTCTAGGAGATGCTGAAGTGATACTTGCAGGTGGAGCTGAGAATATGTCAATGTCTCCTTATTTGCTCGAAGGAATTCGAGAAGGCTATAAAATGGGCGATAAAAAAGTCGTTGATAGCATGATTAAAGATGCTTTATCTTGCGCTTTTAATAATTATCATATGGGTATTACTGCTGAAAATTTGGTAAAAAAATACGGCTTAACAAGAGATGAACAAGACAAATTTGCTCTTGAGTCTCAAATCAAAGCTAAAAAAGCCTTAGAATCAGGCGTTTTTAAAGATGAGATCGTGCCTATAACATTAAAAAGCAAAAAAGGCGACACTATCTTTGATAAAGATGAGTTTGTAAAACTTGATGCAAGTGCTGAAGGACTTAATAAACTCAAACCAGCCTTTGACAAAGAAGGTTCAGTAACAGCTGGAAATTCATCAGGTATCAATGATGGAGCAGCCCTAGTGCTTGTGATGAGTAAGGCAAAAGCTCAAGCTTTAAATCTTCCTATACTAGCCACAATCAAAGCCGTAGCAGCAGCTGGAGTTGATCCAAGTATCATGGGTATAGGAGCAGCAGCAGCAGCTCAAAAAGTGCTTGATAAAGCTAAGATGAGTATCAATGATATCGATGTAATCGAAGCAAATGAAGCTTTTGCAGCCCAATCTCTAGCGTGCTTAAAAGAGCTAAAACCAAATGATCTTTCCAAAATCAATATCAATGGTGGAGCTATAGCTTTAGGACATCCAGTTGGTGCAAGTGGAGCAAGAATCACCGTAAGCTTACTTCACGAGATGAAAAGAAGAAAAGCAAAACACGGCTTAGCAACTCTATGTATAGGTGGCGGGCAGGGAATCGCTGCTATTTTTGAAAGGAATGAATAA
- a CDS encoding CoA transferase subunit A, protein MKKISAKEAAALIKDGDSVMMGGFLGCGTAHKCVDALLEAGTKNLTMIGNDTAMADYSYGKLVVAGQLKKVIATHIGTNKETGRLMSEGQLEVDLVPQGTLAERIRAGGYGLGGVLVTTGLGTDVAKGKDIVKVDGKEFLLEKALRAKVALIYATKADKYGNLSYDGTTRNFNVVMAMAADIVIVEVEEFVDGALDPNQVIIPGVVVDYIVESKKEK, encoded by the coding sequence ATGAAAAAAATCTCTGCAAAAGAAGCGGCAGCTTTAATCAAAGATGGTGATTCTGTAATGATGGGTGGCTTTTTGGGTTGTGGCACAGCGCATAAATGTGTTGATGCCCTGCTTGAAGCTGGAACAAAGAATTTAACAATGATAGGCAATGACACAGCTATGGCTGATTATAGTTATGGTAAGCTTGTTGTGGCTGGACAGCTAAAAAAAGTCATCGCCACTCACATAGGCACAAACAAAGAAACCGGAAGATTGATGAGTGAAGGACAACTTGAAGTTGATCTTGTGCCACAAGGAACTTTAGCTGAGAGGATAAGAGCTGGAGGATATGGACTTGGTGGTGTGCTTGTAACTACAGGACTTGGCACTGATGTAGCTAAGGGTAAAGATATAGTTAAAGTTGATGGTAAAGAGTTCTTGCTTGAAAAGGCTTTGCGTGCAAAAGTTGCACTTATCTATGCTACAAAGGCTGATAAATACGGCAATCTAAGCTATGATGGCACAACAAGAAATTTTAATGTCGTAATGGCTATGGCGGCTGATATAGTCATCGTTGAAGTTGAAGAATTTGTCGATGGTGCCTTAGATCCAAACCAAGTGATCATTCCTGGCGTCGTGGTTGATTACATAGTAGAAAGCAAAAAGGAGAAATAA